One window of Brevibacillus choshinensis genomic DNA carries:
- the def gene encoding peptide deformylase, with protein MAIRTIVKHPDPILRDKAMVVTKFNSNLHKLLDDMADTMYDADGVGLAAPQVGISKRVIVMDCGDGLIEIVNPEIVDFKGEQFDYPEGCLSIPGLRGDVRRHQWIKLRGQDRLGNEIELEADDLLSRCSQHEIDHLNGVLFIDVADKVYQVSPDEEGE; from the coding sequence ATGGCAATTCGCACAATCGTAAAACATCCAGATCCGATCCTGCGTGATAAGGCGATGGTGGTCACCAAATTTAATTCCAACTTGCATAAGTTGCTGGACGATATGGCTGACACCATGTACGATGCTGACGGGGTAGGTCTCGCAGCACCACAAGTCGGCATTTCCAAACGAGTAATCGTGATGGATTGCGGCGATGGACTGATTGAGATCGTCAATCCGGAGATCGTTGACTTCAAAGGTGAACAATTTGACTATCCAGAAGGATGCCTGAGCATTCCCGGCCTGCGAGGCGACGTACGTCGTCACCAATGGATCAAACTGCGCGGACAGGATCGCCTTGGCAATGAAATCGAGCTGGAGGCAGATGACTTACTCTCCCGTTGCTCCCAACATGAAATCGATCACCTGAATGGCGTTCTGTTCATCGACGTAGCAGACAAGGTGTATCAAGTGAGCCCGGATGAGGAAGGGGAATAA
- a CDS encoding Rqc2 family fibronectin-binding protein: MAFDGVVTRAVVRELHKLVGGRISKIHQPHHTDIVMQVRTQGENAKLLLSANPTYPRIHTTTEEFTNPLEAPMFCMLLRKHCEGGTIESIQQVGMERIIHIDVRTRDELGDTVSRRIIMEIMGKHSNIILIEPESGTILDSALHVTMAISQHRQVMPGKSYVSPPSQDKQDPLTVTDQPFLSTIDWNSGRLDKQIVDAFTGISPLLAKEIVYRAGLVNRETLWKAFSGIMSDIQQHQYSPVIVEANDKANFHVVELTHLTDAASSTPFPSVQLCLQTFYEGKALRDTVKQRAHDLIRFVTGERNKNEKKIEKLEATLQDAKDADLFRLYGELITANMHQMKRGDKELVTVNWYDEAGGTITIPLDPLKTPSENLQTYYKRYNKAKNSMQVVGEQIEQAKTEILYLDGLLVQLAHATLKDAEEIREELVEQGYVRDRKKRGPRKKKDARPELEAYKSSDGTDILVGKNNKQNEYLTNKLAAPFETWLHTKDIPGSHVVIRARDFSEQTLAEAANLAAYFSRAQQGSQVPVDFTLIKNVKKPSGAKPGYVIYEQQRTLYVTPDATLIRQLKTNASQGA, encoded by the coding sequence GTGGCTTTTGACGGCGTAGTTACCCGTGCTGTCGTACGGGAGTTACATAAACTAGTGGGCGGACGCATTTCCAAGATTCATCAGCCCCATCATACGGATATCGTCATGCAAGTGCGGACACAAGGAGAAAACGCCAAGTTACTCCTCTCTGCCAATCCGACCTATCCGCGGATTCACACCACGACGGAGGAGTTTACCAATCCGCTGGAAGCCCCGATGTTTTGCATGCTTTTGCGCAAACATTGTGAGGGTGGAACGATTGAGTCGATCCAGCAAGTTGGCATGGAACGTATTATTCACATCGACGTTCGTACCCGTGATGAACTGGGAGATACCGTTTCCAGACGCATCATCATGGAAATCATGGGCAAGCACAGCAATATCATACTCATCGAGCCAGAGTCAGGAACCATCCTCGATAGTGCGTTGCATGTCACGATGGCGATCAGCCAACACCGCCAAGTCATGCCTGGGAAGAGCTACGTCTCTCCTCCAAGCCAGGATAAACAGGACCCGCTGACCGTTACTGATCAACCTTTTCTTTCTACCATCGATTGGAACAGCGGAAGATTGGACAAGCAAATCGTGGATGCCTTTACCGGGATTAGCCCGCTACTCGCAAAAGAGATCGTCTATCGTGCAGGTCTCGTGAACCGCGAGACGCTCTGGAAGGCATTCTCCGGGATCATGAGCGACATCCAGCAACATCAGTACTCTCCGGTCATCGTAGAAGCCAACGACAAGGCAAATTTTCATGTTGTCGAGCTGACCCATCTCACGGACGCCGCTTCATCGACACCTTTTCCCTCCGTTCAGCTGTGTCTGCAGACGTTCTACGAAGGAAAGGCTCTGCGCGACACCGTAAAACAGCGTGCACATGACCTGATTCGCTTTGTCACAGGGGAAAGAAACAAGAACGAGAAAAAAATCGAAAAGCTGGAAGCTACGCTGCAGGATGCCAAGGACGCGGACCTCTTCCGTCTCTACGGGGAGCTCATCACAGCAAATATGCATCAAATGAAGAGAGGCGACAAAGAGCTCGTCACCGTGAATTGGTACGATGAAGCCGGAGGGACTATCACCATTCCGCTCGATCCGCTCAAGACTCCCTCTGAGAATCTGCAGACGTACTATAAGCGTTATAACAAAGCGAAAAATAGTATGCAGGTCGTAGGCGAGCAAATCGAACAGGCAAAGACAGAAATCCTGTACCTGGATGGATTACTCGTCCAATTAGCCCATGCGACATTAAAGGATGCCGAAGAAATTCGTGAAGAACTGGTAGAGCAAGGCTACGTCCGCGATCGCAAAAAACGCGGGCCTCGCAAGAAAAAAGATGCCCGCCCTGAATTGGAGGCTTACAAATCCTCTGACGGCACGGATATTTTGGTAGGGAAAAACAACAAGCAAAATGAATACTTGACGAACAAGCTGGCTGCTCCTTTTGAGACCTGGTTGCATACCAAGGACATTCCTGGCTCTCACGTCGTCATACGCGCTCGTGATTTCTCCGAGCAAACGTTAGCGGAAGCAGCGAATCTGGCGGCATACTTCAGCCGTGCCCAGCAAGGAAGCCAAGTGCCTGTAGACTTCACCCTCATTAAGAACGTAAAAAAACCGAGCGGTGCCAAACCTGGCTACGTGATCTACGAACAACAGCGCACCCTGTACGTCACACCTGATGCCACACTGATCCGTCAGTTAAAAACGAACGCCTCCCAGGGCGCATAG
- the rpoZ gene encoding DNA-directed RNA polymerase subunit omega, whose product MLYPSIDELTEKAESKYILVTVASKRARQLRENSELQVVRPKSKKFVGQALEEFISDELVHEFLDGRK is encoded by the coding sequence ATGTTGTACCCATCCATTGATGAGTTGACCGAAAAGGCAGAAAGCAAATACATCCTCGTAACGGTGGCGTCCAAACGGGCACGTCAGCTTCGAGAAAACAGCGAGCTGCAAGTAGTAAGACCGAAATCCAAAAAGTTTGTAGGGCAGGCTCTCGAAGAATTTATCTCCGACGAGCTGGTTCACGAATTTCTGGACGGACGCAAATAA
- the priA gene encoding primosomal protein N', which yields MIAQIIVDVPVNRTNRPFDYRVPAWLTPLIQVGSRVVVPFGPRKLQGYVVGISENEADFVDNNRLKDVEQVVDDTPPLTRELLDMSEWMSKQYLCPWVTAVQAMLPAVLKGKSEKWLTATDELEEETCGQSGLLWELFRKRHLPLAEVEKQFPEEFLLIPGWIRSGLLETEYQVKDRITRKQQSFVRCLLTTEQIAEALASLPARAEQMRRVLELFSQHEGQSFSIQMLRDDWGITRSPLKSLEAKGWLAIEQVEVYRDPYANRRFSEKAKPAFTPMQNQVLAPILRSIQDQSYASYLLHGVTGSGKTEVYLEAIEQTLAKGQEAIFLVPEISLTPQMVERFKARFGADVAVLHSALSQGEKYDEWRKIIRKQVKVVVGARSAIFAPFQNVGLIVIDEEHESSYKQEETPRYHAREVALWRAKNNNAVLLMGSATPALETYALATRGRYTLLEMPERVGNRPMPSVHVVDMREELQAENRSMFSRKLHEMIADRLAKQEQMVIFLNRRGFSTFVMCRSCGYTMRCIHCDISLTYHKTNHTARCHYCGYTIAQPAHCPECQSEHIRFFGTGTQKVEAELAKLFPGIRVIRMDVDTTSRKGSHEELLNKFRTGQGDVLLGTQMIAKGLDFPRVTLAGIIAADISLHLPDFRAAEKTFQLLTQVGGRAGRHELEGDVVIQTYTPEHYSIQHATRHDYPAFYQDEMLQRRRTGYPPYFRLVLITFSHEDVPVVIRGAHTMADYLRQHLAETTILLGPVASPIARVKDRFRFQIMLKYRDEPQLSALLAQATAAFEEWNKQQKVLMTIDVDPYVLL from the coding sequence ATGATTGCTCAAATTATCGTGGACGTGCCGGTGAATCGGACGAACCGGCCATTCGATTACCGGGTTCCTGCGTGGCTCACTCCTTTGATTCAGGTCGGAAGCCGCGTGGTGGTTCCATTTGGTCCACGAAAATTGCAAGGGTACGTAGTCGGCATTTCGGAAAATGAGGCCGACTTCGTCGATAACAATCGCTTAAAAGATGTCGAACAGGTAGTAGACGATACCCCGCCACTGACGCGGGAACTGCTCGACATGAGCGAGTGGATGTCGAAGCAGTATTTGTGCCCTTGGGTGACAGCTGTACAGGCTATGCTGCCAGCGGTACTAAAGGGCAAATCAGAAAAATGGTTGACAGCTACCGATGAGCTGGAGGAAGAGACATGTGGCCAATCAGGTTTGCTGTGGGAGCTATTTCGCAAGCGGCACCTTCCTCTAGCGGAGGTGGAAAAACAGTTTCCTGAGGAGTTTTTGCTGATTCCGGGCTGGATTCGCAGTGGGCTTTTGGAGACGGAATACCAGGTGAAGGACCGCATTACGCGCAAGCAGCAATCGTTTGTGCGTTGCTTGCTCACTACGGAACAGATTGCGGAGGCACTCGCTTCGCTACCGGCTCGTGCGGAACAAATGCGTCGTGTGCTTGAACTGTTTTCCCAGCATGAAGGCCAATCCTTTTCCATTCAAATGCTCCGCGACGATTGGGGAATCACTCGCTCCCCGCTAAAAAGTCTAGAGGCAAAAGGCTGGCTTGCGATTGAACAAGTGGAGGTTTATCGCGATCCATACGCGAATAGACGTTTTTCGGAGAAGGCGAAGCCAGCGTTCACGCCGATGCAAAACCAGGTGCTTGCTCCGATTTTACGATCCATTCAGGATCAGAGCTACGCCTCTTATTTGCTGCATGGAGTGACGGGAAGTGGCAAGACGGAAGTGTATCTGGAAGCGATCGAGCAGACGCTGGCAAAAGGCCAGGAGGCTATCTTTCTCGTTCCAGAGATTTCGTTGACTCCCCAGATGGTCGAACGTTTTAAAGCGCGCTTTGGGGCAGACGTAGCCGTTTTGCACAGTGCCCTGTCCCAGGGAGAAAAGTACGACGAATGGCGGAAGATTATCCGTAAGCAAGTGAAGGTAGTCGTCGGGGCTCGCTCTGCTATCTTTGCTCCGTTTCAAAATGTCGGGCTTATCGTCATTGATGAAGAGCATGAGAGTTCCTATAAACAGGAAGAAACCCCTCGCTATCATGCACGGGAAGTAGCGCTTTGGCGCGCCAAAAATAACAATGCTGTACTCCTGATGGGGAGTGCGACGCCTGCCTTGGAGACTTACGCCTTGGCTACGCGAGGTCGCTATACCTTGCTGGAAATGCCGGAGCGGGTAGGGAACCGCCCAATGCCAAGCGTACACGTCGTCGATATGCGCGAAGAACTGCAAGCGGAGAACCGATCGATGTTTAGCCGTAAGCTGCATGAAATGATCGCCGACCGACTAGCCAAGCAGGAACAGATGGTGATCTTTCTCAACCGCAGAGGCTTCTCTACGTTTGTAATGTGTCGTTCTTGTGGGTATACCATGCGTTGCATTCATTGTGATATTTCGCTTACGTACCACAAGACGAATCATACCGCTCGTTGTCATTACTGCGGTTACACCATCGCCCAGCCTGCTCACTGTCCCGAGTGTCAAAGCGAGCACATCCGCTTCTTTGGAACGGGTACGCAAAAGGTAGAGGCGGAGCTGGCCAAGCTGTTCCCGGGAATTCGTGTGATTCGCATGGACGTGGATACTACGTCACGCAAGGGCTCCCATGAAGAGCTGCTGAACAAATTTCGGACGGGTCAGGGGGATGTCCTGCTGGGAACACAGATGATTGCAAAGGGGCTCGACTTTCCACGTGTGACGCTCGCGGGGATTATCGCCGCTGATATCTCTCTGCATTTACCTGATTTTCGCGCTGCCGAAAAAACGTTCCAGCTGCTGACACAAGTAGGTGGTCGAGCAGGCAGACACGAGCTCGAAGGAGATGTCGTCATCCAGACGTACACCCCTGAGCACTACAGTATCCAGCATGCGACACGCCATGATTACCCCGCTTTTTATCAGGATGAGATGCTGCAGCGTAGACGAACGGGGTATCCACCCTATTTTCGCCTGGTGTTGATTACGTTCAGTCACGAAGATGTTCCTGTGGTCATCCGGGGAGCACACACCATGGCGGATTACTTGCGCCAGCATTTGGCCGAGACGACGATTTTGCTAGGCCCAGTCGCATCGCCTATTGCTAGAGTGAAGGATAGATTTCGTTTTCAGATCATGCTAAAATATCGGGATGAACCGCAACTGTCTGCCTTGCTCGCACAAGCGACAGCTGCGTTTGAAGAATGGAACAAACAGCAGAAAGTACTCATGACGATAGACGTTGATCCGTACGTACTGCTTTAA
- the remA gene encoding extracellular matrix/biofilm regulator RemA: protein MAIKLINIGFGNIVNANRIISIVSPESAPIKRIIQEARDRNMLVDATYGRRTRAVIITDSDHVILSAVQPETVAQRLTTKDDESDE, encoded by the coding sequence ATGGCAATCAAGCTAATCAATATTGGATTTGGGAACATTGTAAATGCAAACCGCATTATTTCTATCGTAAGTCCAGAGTCTGCTCCGATCAAACGGATCATTCAGGAAGCGCGTGACCGCAATATGCTCGTCGACGCTACCTATGGCAGAAGGACACGTGCGGTCATTATTACAGACAGCGATCACGTGATTTTGTCGGCAGTCCAACCGGAGACGGTAGCACAGCGACTGACGACCAAAGATGACGAATCGGACGAATAA
- a CDS encoding YicC/YloC family endoribonuclease, whose amino-acid sequence MVRSMTGYGRKDDIRGSLRLTVELRAVNHRFQEILVRLPKNWSMLEDQIRKQVAMYVRRGRVDVTISLEGSATISSNVAIDWSIAEQFLQLSREMDQRFSLETPLTAKDLLLFPGVIHTNETEEVDREEVATWLLDVVNTAAEDLLSMKMVEGEGLQADLIHRLLSVQTWLEEVRLLAPSGTQEYHNRLHQRLSEWAAQAPFELDQQRLVQEVVFFAEKSDISEEITRLTSHCHQFSQQLEKEEAVGRKLDFLLQEMNREANTIASKANHLRIQHLAVEIKTELEKMREQVQNVE is encoded by the coding sequence ATGGTTCGAAGTATGACAGGGTATGGACGAAAAGACGACATAAGAGGCTCTTTACGGTTGACGGTGGAGCTTCGTGCTGTCAATCACCGGTTTCAAGAGATACTGGTGCGGTTGCCCAAGAATTGGAGCATGCTTGAGGATCAAATCCGCAAGCAAGTCGCGATGTATGTACGACGCGGGCGTGTGGATGTGACGATTTCCTTGGAAGGAAGCGCAACGATCTCATCCAACGTAGCCATTGATTGGAGTATAGCCGAACAATTCCTGCAGCTGTCGCGCGAGATGGACCAGCGCTTTTCACTGGAGACGCCATTGACCGCTAAGGATTTGTTGCTTTTCCCTGGCGTGATACATACCAACGAAACAGAGGAAGTAGATCGTGAGGAAGTAGCAACATGGCTGCTTGACGTGGTCAATACTGCGGCGGAAGATCTGCTTTCCATGAAAATGGTCGAGGGTGAAGGGCTCCAAGCTGATTTGATCCATCGGCTGCTTTCGGTCCAAACTTGGCTGGAGGAAGTCCGTCTCTTGGCACCTTCTGGCACACAGGAGTATCACAATCGACTTCATCAACGTCTGAGCGAATGGGCAGCGCAAGCCCCGTTCGAATTGGATCAGCAGCGATTGGTGCAAGAAGTCGTTTTCTTTGCAGAGAAAAGTGACATCAGTGAAGAAATCACGCGGCTTACGAGTCACTGCCACCAGTTCAGCCAACAGCTTGAAAAAGAAGAAGCGGTAGGGCGCAAGCTGGATTTTCTGTTGCAGGAAATGAACCGAGAGGCTAACACGATCGCTTCGAAGGCCAATCATTTGCGCATCCAGCATCTGGCGGTCGAGATCAAGACCGAGCTGGAAAAGATGAGAGAGCAAGTGCAGAATGTTGAGTAG
- the fmt gene encoding methionyl-tRNA formyltransferase: MKNARVLFMGTPDFAVSSLEALLNEGYNVVGVVTQPDRPVGRKQVMTPPPVKEAALRHGLLVLQPEKIKAEAALDEVIALAPDLIVTAAYGQILPKRLLDVPRFGCINVHASLLPKYRGGAPIHKSIVEGEKESGVTIMYMVEALDAGDMLTKVVVPIEERDTVGSLHDKLAAAGSSLLIDTVPRLLAGELEAEVQDHAAATFAPNIKRTDERIDWTRTAEQIYNQVRGLNPWPVAFTTHGGKVWKIWWVEKQSSDSNGQEAGTIIAREEDGLVVACGSGAVKITELQPEGKKRMSALDFLRGAGNSIEIGTKVGE; this comes from the coding sequence TTGAAAAATGCACGCGTTTTATTCATGGGTACTCCTGACTTCGCCGTTTCCAGCTTAGAAGCGCTGCTGAATGAAGGGTACAATGTGGTCGGTGTAGTTACCCAACCTGATCGCCCTGTAGGACGCAAGCAAGTCATGACGCCGCCGCCCGTCAAGGAGGCGGCTTTGCGTCATGGTCTCTTGGTCCTGCAACCAGAGAAAATTAAGGCGGAAGCAGCATTGGACGAAGTGATCGCCCTCGCGCCAGATCTGATTGTGACGGCTGCTTACGGACAAATATTGCCCAAGCGTCTACTCGATGTACCGCGCTTTGGGTGCATCAACGTCCACGCTTCACTTTTGCCGAAATACCGCGGTGGCGCTCCCATTCACAAGTCGATCGTGGAAGGCGAAAAGGAGTCGGGCGTGACCATTATGTACATGGTGGAGGCACTCGACGCAGGGGACATGCTCACAAAAGTAGTCGTTCCTATCGAAGAGCGGGACACGGTAGGGAGCTTGCATGACAAGCTGGCGGCCGCAGGGTCTTCCCTTTTAATCGATACTGTTCCACGTTTGCTGGCAGGTGAGCTCGAGGCAGAGGTACAGGATCACGCTGCGGCGACGTTCGCTCCGAACATCAAACGTACGGATGAGCGGATCGACTGGACACGTACCGCTGAACAAATCTACAACCAGGTGCGCGGTCTCAATCCATGGCCAGTCGCCTTTACTACTCATGGTGGAAAAGTGTGGAAGATCTGGTGGGTAGAAAAACAGTCCTCTGATAGCAATGGTCAGGAAGCTGGCACGATTATCGCTCGTGAAGAGGATGGTCTGGTAGTGGCTTGTGGCAGTGGTGCGGTCAAAATCACCGAACTGCAGCCTGAAGGGAAAAAACGCATGAGCGCTCTCGACTTTTTGCGTGGAGCGGGCAACAGCATTGAAATCGGCACAAAGGTAGGAGAATAG
- the gmk gene encoding guanylate kinase has translation MTMVDRGLLLILSGPAGVGKGTVCKALRERMPEIIYSVSATTRAPRPGEVDGVNYFFKSKEEFHQMIEQDDLLEWAEYVGNFYGTPRQFVDEMLSAGKDVILEIEVQGALQVKERFPQGTFLFLAPPDLNELENRIIGRGTETEEVIRKRMEVARAEIELMDHYDYVVVNDVIESACDRIQAIITAEHLKKERQVHKYRKWLKEVE, from the coding sequence ATGACCATGGTTGATCGCGGTCTCCTTTTGATTCTCTCTGGACCTGCGGGAGTAGGGAAAGGGACGGTGTGCAAAGCGCTTCGGGAACGAATGCCTGAGATCATTTACTCCGTTTCTGCTACCACTCGTGCTCCGCGCCCAGGAGAAGTAGATGGAGTTAATTACTTTTTTAAATCCAAAGAAGAGTTTCATCAGATGATCGAGCAAGACGATCTGCTGGAATGGGCGGAATACGTAGGGAATTTTTATGGGACCCCAAGGCAGTTTGTGGATGAAATGCTTTCTGCGGGAAAAGATGTTATTCTGGAGATTGAAGTTCAGGGCGCTCTTCAGGTGAAAGAACGCTTTCCTCAGGGAACGTTTTTGTTCCTGGCTCCCCCTGATCTGAATGAACTAGAGAACCGGATTATCGGGCGAGGTACCGAGACAGAAGAAGTCATTCGCAAACGGATGGAAGTTGCCCGTGCGGAAATCGAGCTGATGGATCACTACGATTATGTTGTCGTCAACGACGTCATCGAATCGGCATGTGATCGAATTCAGGCGATCATAACGGCTGAGCATCTGAAAAAAGAGCGTCAGGTTCACAAGTATCGCAAATGGTTAAAGGAGGTCGAATAA
- the coaBC gene encoding bifunctional phosphopantothenoylcysteine decarboxylase/phosphopantothenate--cysteine ligase CoaBC: MHSLAGKRIVLGVSGGIAAYKAAALTSKLTQAGAIVNVVMTDNALQFVQPATFQALSHQPVHTNTFQEPDPHVISHIDLADKADLVLVAPATANIIGKMANGIADDMLTTTLLATKAPVMVAPAMNVNMYDHPAVRANMERLAEYGYRFVEPGVGLLACGWIGKGRLAEPEEIVEAVASFFAEQQAAKSRTQDLQGKRVLVTAGPTREKIDPVRYITNHASGKMGYAIAEAARDRGAKVVLVSGPTALARPTGIQFLAVESVQEMFDAVMEHLPDSDIVVKSAAVSDYRPKTVQEHKMKKGDGPLILELDKAPDILRTIGERKTKQFVVGFAAETQDVLQHAQSKLERKNLDMIVANNVLTEGAGMGSDTNIVTLLTRAGEQVELDKLSKRDVADKLFDAVLLQLSKRPLCELS, translated from the coding sequence ATGCATTCGCTCGCAGGAAAACGAATCGTGTTAGGCGTTTCAGGAGGTATCGCAGCTTATAAGGCTGCGGCGCTCACGAGCAAGCTGACGCAGGCTGGTGCCATCGTAAACGTTGTAATGACAGACAACGCGCTCCAGTTTGTGCAGCCAGCGACATTTCAAGCTCTGTCTCATCAACCGGTACATACCAATACGTTTCAGGAGCCAGATCCTCATGTCATCAGCCACATTGATTTGGCGGACAAGGCTGATCTGGTGCTTGTCGCGCCTGCTACGGCAAACATCATTGGGAAAATGGCAAACGGAATCGCCGACGATATGCTGACGACGACGTTACTCGCGACGAAAGCGCCCGTCATGGTGGCTCCTGCGATGAATGTCAACATGTACGACCATCCAGCAGTTAGAGCGAATATGGAAAGGCTGGCGGAGTACGGTTATCGCTTTGTGGAGCCTGGCGTCGGGCTACTGGCATGTGGCTGGATTGGTAAAGGCCGACTGGCGGAACCAGAAGAAATCGTGGAGGCGGTTGCTTCATTTTTTGCCGAACAGCAAGCGGCAAAGTCACGCACGCAAGATTTGCAAGGGAAACGTGTGCTTGTTACAGCGGGACCGACTCGCGAAAAAATCGACCCGGTTCGCTATATCACCAACCATGCATCGGGAAAGATGGGCTACGCCATCGCGGAAGCGGCGAGAGATCGTGGGGCCAAAGTCGTACTTGTGAGCGGACCTACTGCTTTGGCTCGTCCGACTGGCATTCAATTTTTGGCAGTCGAGTCGGTACAGGAAATGTTTGACGCTGTGATGGAGCACTTGCCTGACAGCGATATTGTAGTGAAGTCTGCGGCGGTATCCGACTACCGTCCGAAAACGGTGCAAGAACATAAAATGAAAAAAGGCGATGGACCGCTGATTCTGGAATTGGATAAGGCGCCGGATATTCTGAGGACGATCGGGGAGAGAAAAACAAAACAGTTTGTGGTCGGTTTTGCTGCTGAGACGCAGGACGTGCTCCAGCATGCACAATCCAAGCTGGAGAGAAAAAATCTCGACATGATCGTGGCAAATAACGTGCTGACAGAAGGCGCGGGCATGGGTAGTGACACCAACATCGTCACGCTGCTCACACGGGCCGGAGAACAAGTGGAGTTGGATAAATTGAGTAAGCGTGATGTTGCCGATAAGCTGTTTGATGCGGTACTACTGCAGCTGTCCAAGCGCCCGCTGTGCGAGCTGTCATGA
- the rsmB gene encoding 16S rRNA (cytosine(967)-C(5))-methyltransferase RsmB: MAKKGARDIALDVLNRVEEHKSYSNLELRNVLDRSEISAADAGLVTELVYGTIQRRLTLDFVLSQFVGGKKVQTWVRNLLLLSLYQIRFLDRIPERAAVHEAVEIAKRRGHQGIASMVNGVLRNVLRQPDVWERLPKGDAAGQIAVTHSHPEWLVRQWVKLYGEDETKAICEANNRAPHTSIRVNPMKITKDELVTNLREEGIDAQASVLSDQGILLDGGHAAGTRWFKEGYYTLQDESSMLVASAVAPEPGMRVLDACAAPGGKTTHLAEKMDNRGAIIANDVHPHKRDLIVSASKRLGISIIEPIIGDALDLPEKGLGTFDRVLLDAPCTGFGVIRRKPDLKWNKTPEDVRSIAQLQYQLLVSLSELVAPGGTLVYSTCTIEPMENQDIVRRFVDKHPDFVLDATLRDDLPEVVRDMVDESGAYVQILPHHFDSDGFFIARLRRKG, encoded by the coding sequence GTGGCAAAAAAAGGTGCTCGCGATATCGCCCTAGATGTATTGAATCGGGTCGAAGAACACAAGTCATATAGTAATCTGGAGCTCAGGAACGTCCTGGATCGCTCAGAAATAAGTGCCGCAGATGCCGGTCTGGTGACGGAGCTCGTGTACGGTACGATTCAGCGTAGACTCACGCTGGATTTTGTTTTGTCCCAATTTGTAGGCGGAAAAAAGGTACAGACCTGGGTGCGCAACCTTTTGCTCCTCAGCTTGTACCAGATTCGTTTCCTGGATCGGATTCCCGAGCGTGCTGCTGTTCATGAAGCGGTAGAAATCGCCAAGCGGCGCGGGCATCAAGGAATCGCTTCTATGGTAAATGGCGTACTGCGCAACGTTTTGCGCCAGCCTGACGTGTGGGAACGACTGCCAAAGGGTGATGCTGCGGGGCAAATTGCCGTTACGCATTCTCATCCGGAATGGCTCGTTCGCCAATGGGTCAAGCTTTACGGAGAAGATGAGACCAAGGCCATTTGTGAAGCGAACAATCGAGCGCCGCATACGTCCATCCGTGTAAACCCGATGAAAATCACAAAGGACGAGCTCGTTACCAATCTACGTGAAGAAGGTATTGATGCGCAGGCTTCTGTCTTAAGTGACCAAGGGATCCTTTTGGATGGGGGTCATGCAGCGGGTACGCGCTGGTTTAAGGAAGGGTACTACACGTTGCAGGATGAAAGTTCTATGCTCGTTGCTTCTGCGGTGGCGCCTGAGCCAGGAATGCGCGTCTTGGATGCTTGCGCAGCACCTGGAGGAAAGACGACGCACTTGGCAGAAAAGATGGACAATCGCGGGGCGATCATCGCCAACGATGTGCATCCACACAAACGTGATCTGATCGTTAGCGCGTCTAAACGTCTGGGAATATCCATTATTGAGCCGATCATCGGGGATGCGCTGGATCTCCCGGAAAAAGGATTGGGGACATTTGATCGGGTCTTGCTGGATGCTCCGTGTACGGGCTTTGGTGTGATCCGTCGCAAACCTGATCTAAAGTGGAACAAGACCCCGGAAGACGTTCGCTCCATCGCACAATTGCAATATCAGCTTCTGGTTAGTCTTTCCGAGCTGGTGGCTCCTGGAGGTACGCTGGTTTACAGCACATGTACCATTGAGCCTATGGAAAACCAGGATATTGTCCGTCGTTTTGTAGACAAGCATCCGGATTTTGTTCTGGACGCTACGTTGCGGGACGATTTACCTGAGGTCGTCAGAGATATGGTGGACGAGTCGGGTGCTTACGTGCAAATTTTACCGCATCATTTTGATAGTGACGGCTTCTTTATTGCCCGTTTACGTCGAAAAGGCTAA
- a CDS encoding DUF2512 family protein: MNILIKLLVNGIIGIPGLWWSGTSLTFAVLTSIVVSLISYAVGDAIILPRTNNTFATTADFIMVFALFWISSYVFAQPYQLSGILLTSFVIAVAEYFYHSYLQHRGVHHSKHPG; the protein is encoded by the coding sequence TTGAACATCTTGATCAAGCTCTTGGTAAACGGAATCATTGGTATTCCAGGGCTTTGGTGGTCGGGAACGTCACTGACGTTCGCAGTCTTGACCAGCATCGTAGTCAGTTTAATCAGTTATGCTGTCGGTGATGCCATCATCCTGCCTCGAACGAACAATACGTTTGCAACAACTGCTGACTTCATCATGGTTTTCGCCTTATTTTGGATAAGCAGCTACGTTTTTGCCCAACCCTATCAGCTATCGGGCATATTACTCACGTCGTTCGTTATAGCCGTTGCGGAGTACTTTTACCATTCGTACTTACAGCATCGCGGCGTCCATCATTCTAAGCATCCGGGCTGA